Genomic segment of Halostella limicola:
GGTCGAAGGACGCGGTACGCCTCGCGGAACACCTGCGACTTGTCCGGCGAGAGGTTGACGACGCAGTTCGAGATGACCGCGTCGACGGACTCGTCGGCGACCGGGAGGTGCTCGATCTCGCCGAGCCGGAACTCGACGTTCGTCGCGTCGCTCTCCTCGCGGTTCTCGCGGGCCTTCTCGACCATCTCGGGCGTCATGTCGACCCCGACGACGTGCCCGGACGGGCCGACCTCCCGCGCCGCGAGGAAGCAGTCGAACCCGGCGCCGGAGCCGAGGTCGAGGACGGTCTCGCCCTCGTCGAGCCCGGCGATCCCCGACGGGTTGCCACAGCCCAGACTCAGCTCCGCGTCCGAGCCGACCGCTTCGCGGTCGTCGTCCGAATAACCGATATCGCTCGTCCGGTCGGCGGTGGCAGTTCCGCCGTCGCCATCGCCGCAACACGCGGACGACTCCGTCGCGATCCGCGCGTACCGTTCCCGCACGGCGGCGCGCTGTTCGGCGGCGTCGAGTCCCTCGGCGTCCGTCGCCGCGGGTCGCGCGTCCTCACTCATCGTCGGACGGCCTCGTGTCGTCGAGCGCGCGGAGCAGTCGCTCCGCGCGGGGCGTCGCGGAGTAGTACCGCCACCGCCCCTCCTTCCGCCGTTCGACGAGACCGGCGCTGAAGAGCCGAGAAAGCGCCTGACTGACCGCTCCCTGACTCACGCCGAGCGTCGGCTCCAGTTCGCAGACGCACACGCCGTCGTCCGACGCGGCGATGAGCCGAAGCGCCTCGTAGCGGGTGTCGTTGCCGAGCGTCGCGAGGGTCTCCACGTCGGTCGCGACCGCCGCTTCCGTCAGCGAATGGCCGACCGAACAGCAGTCGGCCGCCTCCCCGCCCCGCTCGTCCGTTCTCTCGTCGCCGGTCTGTGTCCCCTCCATTTTAGCGTACCCTAATATTAGACTCTTCTAATATAGTAGTTACGGACGGAACGACTCGGTCGCCACCGCCGTTGTGGCGACCCCGGACACTCACTCGAGGCCTTCTCTGCCGTGATTTCGCTTGATCTGGAGAGTGCGACAGGCGCCGCTGCCAAACGGGGTCGGTCCGGATCGGCCGCGGCCGTCGATATCGTCGAAGCGGTCGCGTCCACACTCTCTGCGGGTCGTATCCGCTCGGTCCGGCGACGAGTCCGCCTCCGCGGTCCGGCGGAGGTCGTCGTCCGGACCGATGACGGCTCGGAATCGCTACCGGCAGCGGCGACGGCCCGCGCCAGCGGTCCGAGAAATGAAACGTTTCCGACCGGATTCAAGATAGTTTGGCCGGGAGGTTATCCCCCTAACGGTGCAATTTACGTATCATGTCTAGCGAATCTCCCGGTCGACAGGACGTTCGGACCGACGCCCTCGAGTTCGGCCTCAATCCGTCCCTGGATGCGGTTTTCAAGCTGCTGTCCAGCCAGCGGCGTCGCCACGTCATCGACTGTCTGAAAGAACGCGAGGCACCGATGGAGTTACGCGAGTTGGCCGAGGAAGTCGCCGCGCGCGAAAACGACGTACCGAGGGCGGAAGTGACGACGGAGGAGGCGAAGCGACTACATCTGTCGCTGTATCACACCCACGTTCCGAAACTGAAGGACGCGGGCACCATTCGTCACGACGAGGCGAACGACACGGTGACGCTCGCCGTTGACCCGAAGCGAGTGGAGCGGTACGAGGACCTTCTCGACGTCGAGTGAGCGGGTAGCACGACCGAACTGGGGGTGGACCGGCGCATCCCGACCTCATCGCTAATGGTTGCCGATCCACAAGTACCCCAATTCTTTTGGCCGTTAGTTGATGCGGCGGGTCGCTAAATAGGGAGGTATGGCACTGAAAGAGACGGCTCCCGACCGGGGCGAGGCGAGGCAGTTCATCGTGAAGTGCGACGGGTGTTCGTTCGAACGGACGGCGGAGGGCCGCGACGAAGCGACCGAGATCGGAAACGGCCACGGGCGAGAAACGGGCCACGAACTCGTCGCCGTGGAGTTCCCGTCGTCCGTCGAGTCCTCGTAGCTCTTACTGTACGCCGTCCGCGTCCTCCGGATCGGGGTCGGATCGCGCTTCCTCGTCAGCCGAGCGCCCGCCGCTATCAGCGGACCGTCGCTGCAGCAACTTGGCGGCGACGGCGCCGGTCCCGACGGCGAGCGTTCCCAGAGCCAGTATCCACGGACCGGTCATGTCGTCGTCGGTCATACAGCAGTTACACGGGCTCGAGACGAATGAACCGTTCCCCTGCGACGACGGGGCAGAAAGCCGGACGCGGACCGTCGGTTACCGCGGCGAGCGCTCTACGCGCGAAGGAGTGTCACCGCCAGTCCGGCGCCGGCTCGTCGCCGTGGTTCGTCAGGGACTCCAGAAGCGGGCTGATCTCGTCGAAGTTCTGCCCCGTCGAGACCTCCTGCGTCTCGCTGTCCCACTCTACGAATCCGTACTCCGCCAGTTCGGACAGGTGCTCCTGACTGATCGGCAGTCGACGTTCGGTGACGGAGTACTCGCCGTCGGAATCGGTGCGAACGACCGTCACTTCGTCTCGCGGTTCACCTTCCAGTAGCGCCACCAGCAGTTTCCGTCGCTGGACGTGAGCCAACGGATCGAACGCGATGTCGGAGGAAGAAATCCCCTCCCAGTCCTTCATACGGAGTTTTGTGGCTGTATACACGTTAACGCTGTACATTTTCACTGCGGTCAGGTGTTTTCATTAACCGAGTGATCGGTCGTGCAGGCACCGGAATTCCAGTCATATCACTGATTAGTATCGGTCGCGGACAGTAGGTTCATAGTCCCCGAGTCCCATGCGTCGAACAATGGGCGTTGGTCGGGTCAGAGGATACTGGAACCAGGCCAAGCAGCAGCTTCGGGCGTCGTTCGCCGAGGATCACTCCCCGCACCACATCGCGATGAGCTTCGCCGTCGGGATCTTCGTCACGGCGCTTCCCTCGCTCGGGACGGGTCTGATCGTGCTCGCGTGGGTTGGCTACCAGTTCGCGTGGGCGAACAAGCTCGCGCTCGGGGCGGCGGTCGCGGTGTTGAACCCGCTGGCGAAGAGCAGCTTCTACGCCGCGAGTTTCGCCACGGGAACGGCCCTGCTGGGGCCGGTGCCGAACTTCTCCGTCGCCGACCTGGGACTGAACGCCGGGACGGACGTGCTCGCCCGCTTGCTCGTCGGCGTCGCCGTTCTGGCCGTCGTTCTCACGGTCGTCAGCTACGTCGCCGTCTACCGGATGGTCCACGCGTACCGGCGGCGCGCGTAGCCCGCACGACGGGCGGGCGGTAGCGACTCACCTCAGTCGCCGGCGCGGGCGACGGCCACCCGTCCCTCACTCACGAGGTCGGCGATCGCCCGGCGCTTGAGGGCGACGAACCCGACGAAGATCACGAGGAAGCCGATGACGGTGAGCGGGGTGATCGACTCCCCGAGGACCGCGACCCCGGCGACGGTCGCGACGACCGGGACCAGGTACGCGACCAGCGACGTCTCAAGCGCGCCGCGGACCTCGAGCAGCGTGAAGTAGATGAAGAAGGCAACGGCGGTGGCGAAGACACCGAGATAGCCCACCGCTGCGGCCGCCGCGACCGACGACGGGAGCGCGAACGGCTCACCGATGCCGGCGCTGACGGCGTGCAGGACGATCCCGCCGACGAGCATCGACCAGCCGGAGAGCGCCACCTTGTCGATCGTCGGGCCGATCCGCTGGACCAGAACCCCGCCGAGCGCCACGCCGGCGACCTGCAGGAGGATCAGCAGTCGACCGACGACGTCGGCCCCGAGCAGGTTCGCGGGGTCGGGGCGGACGATCAGGCCGACGCCGACGAAGCCCAGCGCGATACCGACAGCGTCGGTCGCCGAGACGCGCTCCTCCGGGAGGAGCACGAGCGCCCACAGCGACGTGGCGATGGGGACGAGGCTCTGCATGATCGACGCCACCCCGCTGGGGACGGTCTGCTGGCCGAGAAACAGGAAGGCGTTCGCGGCGACGAGAAAGAGGCCGCCCGCGACGACGCCGAGGACGTTCCGCCGGTCCGTCGGCCGCCATGCGATGCCTGCGAGGACCGCGTAGCCGAGCAGCAACACGGCCGCGAGGTCGTAGCGAAAGGCGGCGAACAGTACCGGCTCCAGCGACTCGAGGCCGACGGCGATGGCGAGAAAGGAGAGGCCCCACAGGACGGCGAGGGCGACGAACATGCCGACGGTGGCGACGCGACGGTTCACGGGACGAAAACGGGCCGCCGGACAATTATCTCTCTCGGTTTCCAGTCGATCGCGCTTACAGACCGCCGCTCAATCCGGTTTACAGGTTGAACAGGCGCAATGCCACGGCCTTCAGGCCGTGGATACGCGCCGTCATTTAGTGACACAATCCACCGATGATAGCACGGCCTGATATTCCCATAGGTACTTAGCACATCATATCTAATTACAGTTGTAATGGTCACGGTGACTGTCACCGCGAAGTTCCACAACCCATCCCTCTCACGGCGGAGAGAGTGGCAACACGCCACTCGCCTCTACCGTGATACCAAGCAGTTCTGTATCGACGGATGGGAGAACGGAGACTTCGACAAGTCCGTGACCACAGCCAGCATCGACAATGATCTCTACTCGGCCATCCAGAACCAAGCCATCCGAGAGGCGAAATCCGACCACACCAAGGACGGAGAGGTTCGCTACCAAGAGAGTCAGCCGTTCGCTGTCAACAACCAGAACTGGGAGCTCGACACGACCGAGAACGGCACGGTCGTCGTTGGCTTCCCGTGCGTCTCCCAATGGTGGTACACGCCTATCGAAGTGTACGACGATATTGCTGACTCCGTAGACCGACTGGTCGAAGGTGATGCTAAGAAGACGCGACTTCAAGTGTACCGCCGTGGAGACAACTGGTACTGTACGTTCAACGCTGAATACGACACCGACACGTCTGGTGAGACGCCCATCGGCGTCGATATTGGTGAACGGCACATACTCGCGGTGACGGCCTACGGCGAAGATAAGTCGATGCTGGTGTCTGGTGGTGAGGCGAAGTACGTTCGGCGCAAATATCGTTCCCTACGCGATTCGCTTTCAGAAGCGGGTGCGCTTCGCGCACGCAACCGTGTGGGTGACAAAGAACAGCGTCGAATCAAGGACTTGAACCACAAACTTTCCCGTCGTCTCATCACGTTCGCGGAACAGTTCGAGAACCCTGTCATTCGGATGGAAGACCTCAAAGGTATCCGTGAGAACAGTTCATGGTCGGGCGTCCACTCGTGGCACTTCCACCAACTCCAACAGTTCATCACGTACAAGGCCGAACGCGCTGGTATTCGCGTTGAGAAGGTCGATGCGTACCATACCAGCCAGCAGTGTTCGGCGTGCGGTTCGATGGGGGCTCGTGACGGTGACCACTTTTCGTGTTCGGAGTGTGGTCGTGGACGCCATGCCGACCTGAACGCTTCGGAGAATATTGCACAACGGGAGGGTGAACCATGCACGGCGTAGCAGTTCGGCTGACGCGAACCGTGCTACCTCGCGGGCTGAATAACCTGCCGTCGTTGACGCCCGCTGTATGCGGGGAGGAAGGCCCCATTGACAGGGCTACACACGCTGGAAAGCACGTCCTTGGTCACAACTGGACGGCGACCGTTGATGGGTCACGCGAAAGCGTACTTGAACCCCGAGGAAACGCGCAACCTGAATATCCACTTCGTGGATTCCTGCGTCTTTAGGCGCGGGAGGATGTCAACTTCACGTCGGAACGAAAGCCGACGCGGAGTCCGAGATACCGAACGGAGGCGACGCCGAGCACAGTACAGTCCTCGGTGTAGACCTCGGTATCGAACAGATCGCCGTATCGTCGACTGGACGGTTCTGGAGTGGCGACTACCTCAGGCATCGGCGACGAGAATACGAGCGGATTCGCGGTTCTCTTCAACAAACCGGAACGGAATCCGCACACCGGACTATCGAACGAATGAGCGGCCGCGAAACGCGGTGGGTCAAGGACTATCTACACCGGATCTCTAAGGAGATCATCGAAGAGGCGGTCGTGAACGATTGCGATATCATCGCGTTCGAGGACTTGACCGACATCGGTGAGCGACTACCTACGGGAAAGAAATTCCAGAATTGGGCTTTCCACCGGCTGTACGAGTATGTATCGTACAAAGCCGAAACAGAGGGAATAGAAGTTAGGCAAGTCGATCCGGCATACACCTCTAAGCGGTGTTCGAGATGTGGATCAATATCAGACGGGAATCGTCCGTCGCAGGCGAAGTTCAGTTGCCAAGAGTGCGGATATCAGGTACAAGCGGACTACAACGCGGCGAAGAATATCGGCATCAGACTACTCCGTGGGAGGCAAAAGTCCTCACACGGAGGGGCGACACGTCATCTCGCCCTGAAGTCGGGGACGTTGAGCGTGAACGGCGAGTACTCGCCTGCCTCGGGATAGAGGCCAGAACGGGAGTCCACCGACAAGCTCACGGCTAGAACCGTGATCTGGTGACCTGAAATTTGGTGTGGAAACGTCTCTAACAAACTATCGCTGTTAATTCGTGACGAGGGCAACGGATGGGAAATCCTCTCGTCGCCACGAGAGGGATCGATGTCCCGTCGTCTATCGGGGTTAGACCCATCGCTCGTCGGGAGTGAGCGCTCGGAGAATCCTTCACTACGAACCCTTGTCGCGAGAAGCACTTAAAGGACGGCCGCGGTCTCGCGAGGCGAGCGCGAGACTCGCGCGGTCCGCTAGCGCCAGACCATGAACCAGCCGTCGCTGGTCTCCACGTCGACGGCTTCGCTC
This window contains:
- a CDS encoding DMT family transporter; amino-acid sequence: MFVALAVLWGLSFLAIAVGLESLEPVLFAAFRYDLAAVLLLGYAVLAGIAWRPTDRRNVLGVVAGGLFLVAANAFLFLGQQTVPSGVASIMQSLVPIATSLWALVLLPEERVSATDAVGIALGFVGVGLIVRPDPANLLGADVVGRLLILLQVAGVALGGVLVQRIGPTIDKVALSGWSMLVGGIVLHAVSAGIGEPFALPSSVAAAAAVGYLGVFATAVAFFIYFTLLEVRGALETSLVAYLVPVVATVAGVAVLGESITPLTVIGFLVIFVGFVALKRRAIADLVSEGRVAVARAGD
- a CDS encoding RNA-guided endonuclease InsQ/TnpB family protein — its product is MPASLGAGGCQLHVGTKADAESEIPNGGDAEHSTVLGVDLGIEQIAVSSTGRFWSGDYLRHRRREYERIRGSLQQTGTESAHRTIERMSGRETRWVKDYLHRISKEIIEEAVVNDCDIIAFEDLTDIGERLPTGKKFQNWAFHRLYEYVSYKAETEGIEVRQVDPAYTSKRCSRCGSISDGNRPSQAKFSCQECGYQVQADYNAAKNIGIRLLRGRQKSSHGGATRHLALKSGTLSVNGEYSPASG
- the arsM gene encoding arsenite methyltransferase, encoding MSEDARPAATDAEGLDAAEQRAAVRERYARIATESSACCGDGDGGTATADRTSDIGYSDDDREAVGSDAELSLGCGNPSGIAGLDEGETVLDLGSGAGFDCFLAAREVGPSGHVVGVDMTPEMVEKARENREESDATNVEFRLGEIEHLPVADESVDAVISNCVVNLSPDKSQVFREAYRVLRPGGRLAISDVVLTAEPPADLRTDLDSVAACVAGAASIPALEAMLTDAGFVAVSVEPKANGEAIVRDWDAERDPSDFVVAATIEAEKPAKRPDSDPDTDR
- a CDS encoding ArsR family transcriptional regulator, with translation MKDWEGISSSDIAFDPLAHVQRRKLLVALLEGEPRDEVTVVRTDSDGEYSVTERRLPISQEHLSELAEYGFVEWDSETQEVSTGQNFDEISPLLESLTNHGDEPAPDWR
- a CDS encoding ArsR/SmtB family transcription factor, with the protein product MEGTQTGDERTDERGGEAADCCSVGHSLTEAAVATDVETLATLGNDTRYEALRLIAASDDGVCVCELEPTLGVSQGAVSQALSRLFSAGLVERRKEGRWRYYSATPRAERLLRALDDTRPSDDE
- a CDS encoding RNA-guided endonuclease TnpB family protein translates to MVTVTVTAKFHNPSLSRRREWQHATRLYRDTKQFCIDGWENGDFDKSVTTASIDNDLYSAIQNQAIREAKSDHTKDGEVRYQESQPFAVNNQNWELDTTENGTVVVGFPCVSQWWYTPIEVYDDIADSVDRLVEGDAKKTRLQVYRRGDNWYCTFNAEYDTDTSGETPIGVDIGERHILAVTAYGEDKSMLVSGGEAKYVRRKYRSLRDSLSEAGALRARNRVGDKEQRRIKDLNHKLSRRLITFAEQFENPVIRMEDLKGIRENSSWSGVHSWHFHQLQQFITYKAERAGIRVEKVDAYHTSQQCSACGSMGARDGDHFSCSECGRGRHADLNASENIAQREGEPCTA
- a CDS encoding DUF2062 domain-containing protein; this encodes MGVGRVRGYWNQAKQQLRASFAEDHSPHHIAMSFAVGIFVTALPSLGTGLIVLAWVGYQFAWANKLALGAAVAVLNPLAKSSFYAASFATGTALLGPVPNFSVADLGLNAGTDVLARLLVGVAVLAVVLTVVSYVAVYRMVHAYRRRA
- a CDS encoding DUF7344 domain-containing protein; protein product: MSSESPGRQDVRTDALEFGLNPSLDAVFKLLSSQRRRHVIDCLKEREAPMELRELAEEVAARENDVPRAEVTTEEAKRLHLSLYHTHVPKLKDAGTIRHDEANDTVTLAVDPKRVERYEDLLDVE